TAAAACACACTCTAATTCGTTTACAATCAAGGGAATTAGCATATATAACACAGAGATTTGATAGAATTAAAGGCAAAAAAATAGCGGTAGAAGATTTTTGCCAATTAAGCGAAAACATGACTGAACATAAATACAGAAGTTCTGTGGAGAAAGTAGGAATACTAACTTATCAATTTACTACCAACAAAGGCTTTGAGCTACAACGATTGTTTGAGCTAATTCTTTTTAATGTTTGCATGCATTCAAGATTCTTTTTTGTCTGATGAAATGAAAATCAAATACAAGACTTTAATTGAAAATAACCACAATCATATTTTCACCCGATAAAAACCACTATTTTAATTAAAATAGTGGCTCATTTCTTCTTGATTTTTTTGCTTGTAAGCAATCCAAGGCTCCGATTTCTTAAGCAAGAATTTTTTAGCTATAGGCGAAACCAATCGAGTGAAAAATCGCTGTATCGGATTTACACTTTCACACACTTTTTGCACATAAGATTGTAGCGTATCTTGTCTGAACGAAACGATGTTTTCTAAATCATCGCCATCGGCATAGAAACCGCAATGGAAATTCTTTTCGGCAAAAGCTTTTTCAGGCAAATTAAACTCGCCAAGTCCATAACATTTAAAGTTTTCAGCCAAGAGATTTTTGTAACTGGTTCGGTTTTTTTCGCCGCCCCCTAAATTAAAGATTTTAGACTCTAATTCACCCTGATGTTCTATGGCGTTTACAAAAGCACGCGCGGTATCTTCAGGTGTAGTAATCTCCACCGAAGTGTTGAGCGGCATATGAAACATCAAATGCGACATTTTGTGATTTCCCGCCCCCATGATCGCTGAAAGTCTAAAAATTGTCCAGCGTAAATTACTATTTTGGATGATTTCTTCGGCGGCGATTTTGGTCGTTGCATAGTAATCTCTCGGGGAAGGAGATAACGCATCGGTTACTTTTATCATCGGTGTTTTTACACGATCGCCATAAACCGAAACTGACGAACTATAGGCTATGAAACTATCGGGAGAATAATGTTCCAAAGCTTCTACAATATTGCGCGTTCCTTCCACATTTACACGCTGCGCAAGCTCGGTAAATTCATCGGCTTTAGGCGGAATAATCGCTGCCAAATGTATTGTAAAATCTATGTTTTTGCAGGCTTTTTCTACATCTTCTTTTTGGGTAATATCACCAAAAACGATTTTTGCCTTATTTTGGTAAGGGGTGAGTTTTTTACGCGAAATCTCATTTTCCACATCAAAGGCTACGACTTCGTAATCCTTTGGCGACTGCACCAGCATTCTCAAAACTTCTATTCCCACATTTCCAGATGCGCCTGTAAGTAATATTCTCATTTTCATAATTTTTTGTGATTGATAAGAATAAAAATACAATTAACATTCCAAAATCTGGATTTTACTCAATAACTGAAAATCATCATATTTTTAAATAGATTTTTATTCATATTTATATTCTGAAT
This Ornithobacterium rhinotracheale DNA region includes the following protein-coding sequences:
- a CDS encoding NAD-dependent epimerase/dehydratase family protein; this translates as MRILLTGASGNVGIEVLRMLVQSPKDYEVVAFDVENEISRKKLTPYQNKAKIVFGDITQKEDVEKACKNIDFTIHLAAIIPPKADEFTELAQRVNVEGTRNIVEALEHYSPDSFIAYSSSVSVYGDRVKTPMIKVTDALSPSPRDYYATTKIAAEEIIQNSNLRWTIFRLSAIMGAGNHKMSHLMFHMPLNTSVEITTPEDTARAFVNAIEHQGELESKIFNLGGGEKNRTSYKNLLAENFKCYGLGEFNLPEKAFAEKNFHCGFYADGDDLENIVSFRQDTLQSYVQKVCESVNPIQRFFTRLVSPIAKKFLLKKSEPWIAYKQKNQEEMSHYFN